DNA sequence from the Longimicrobium sp. genome:
ACCACGGCCGGCGGCTCGGTGCCGCCCCAGGGCCGGTCATCGCGGGCGATCGCCCAGGCAAAGCCTTTCTTCGTCTTGCCCCGGCCGGGGTCGAGCACCGGCATGGTGGTCTCGTCAGCAAACAGCCGCACCGAGCCGAGCAGAATCTCCCGCATCCGCGCCACCACCGGCCTGACCTCGAAGGCATCCTCTGGAAGAGCTTGCGTCGCTTCGCCGCTGCTGCTCAGCGGTCGAGAGTCTACGCCGCGGCCGTCGGCCTGGGAATCCTTCTCTCGCTCTGCACACGCGCATAATCGAGGCCAGAAAACAGCGCCGCAAACTGCACCGCCGACAGCCGAACCATGCCGTCGGTGATCGGCGGCCAGCGGAACGCGCCGCCCTGCAGCTCCTTCCAGACCAACACCAGGCCGCTCGCATCCCAGTGCAGGAGTTTCAGCTTGTCGCCC
Encoded proteins:
- the tnpB gene encoding IS66 family insertion sequence element accessory protein TnpB (TnpB, as the term is used for proteins encoded by IS66 family insertion elements, is considered an accessory protein, since TnpC, encoded by a neighboring gene, is a DDE family transposase.), with the translated sequence MITIPAGVRVLLATKPVDFRRGAHGLAALAAAALDEDAFSDVVLVFRSKRGDKLKLLHWDASGLVLVWKELQGGAFRWPPITDGMVRLSAVQFAALFSGLDYARVQSERRIPRPTAAA